A genomic stretch from Setaria viridis chromosome 1, Setaria_viridis_v4.0, whole genome shotgun sequence includes:
- the LOC117838301 gene encoding transcription termination factor MTEF18, mitochondrial, which translates to MLRLQKHLLPDLLLHRSASPIHLSLQRALLSIAAATSSSPGHFSAEDYLVTTCGLTREEAAKAAKCFSHWKSPAKADAVLAFLTGPALGLSKADIALLVAKDPRILNSSVDKNLRARLDGFRSHGFSTAQIRSFVRAAPCFFRIFNIDEKLGFWMPLFSPDKFLRIVKRNYYLVSSDLDKVVKTNIRLLQERGLSVQDIDRMCAANPRLLTCNPDVTRAVLVRADELGVPRNSLMFRQAVNSVAGLGPETMASKLKMIGKTLGCSDAEVARMVRMSPQLLRCSREKVQRVYEFLTKMVGVDAKYIQGRPTILMYSQERRLAPRNYVMKVLQEKGLMRKDLSFYSIITISDKLFYSRYIQAHKDVLPGLANAYASACKGKMPS; encoded by the coding sequence aTGCTTCGCCTCCAAAAACATCTCCTTCCGGATCTTCTCCTCCACCGCTCCGCCTCCCCCATACACCTATCCCTCCAGCGCGCCCTCCtgtccatcgccgccgcgacctcctcctccccgggcCACTTCTCCGCGGAGGACTACCTTGTCACCACCTGCGGCCTCACCCGGGAGGAAGCCGCAAAGGCCGCCAAATGCTTCTCCCACTGGAAATCCCCCGCCAAGGCCGACGCCGTGCTCGCTTTCCTCACCGGCCCGGCGCTCGGTCTCTCCAAGGCGGACATCGCGCTCCTCGTGGCCAAAGACCCGCGCATCCTCAACAGCAGCGTCGACAAGAACCTGCGGGCCCGCTTGGATGGCTTCCGCAGCCATGGCTTCTCCACCGCGCAGATCCGCAGCTTCGTCCGCGCGGCCCCCTGCTTCTTCCGCATCTTCAACATCGACGAGAAGCTCGGCTTCTGGATGCCTTTGTTCTCGCCCGACAAGTTCCTCCGCATCGTCAAGCGTAACTACTACCTCGTCTCCTCCGACCTCGACAAGGTGGTCAAGACCAACATCCGGCTGCTGCAGGAGCGCGGGCTATCTGTTCAGGACATTGACCGTATGTGCGCGGCCAACCCGAGGCTGCTCACCTGCAACCCGGACGTCACCAGGGCCGTCCTCGTGCGCGCCGACGAGCTTGGCGTGCCTCGCAACTCCCTTATGTTCAGGCAGGCGGTGAACAGCGTGGCGGGCCTCGGCCCAGAGACGATGGCCTCTAAGCTCAAGATGATTGGCAAGACGCTCGGGTGCTCCGATGCTGAGGTTGCCAGAATGGTGCGGATGTCCCCGCAGCTGTTGAGGTGTTCCAGGGAGAAGGTTCAGCGTGTGTACGAGTTCTTAACCAAGATGGTCGGAGTCGATGCCAAGTACATCCAGGGCAGGCCCACGATCCTAATGTACAGCCAGGAGCGCCGGCTGGCGCCCAGGAATTACGTGATGAAGGTGCTCCAGGAGAAAGGATTGATGCGGAAAGATCTGAGCTTCTACTCAATCATTACAATTAGTGACAAGTTGTTCTACTCCAGGTATATACAAGCTCATAAGGATGTTCTTCCTGGCCTTGCGAATGCATATGCATCGGCTTGCAAAGGGAAAATGCCCTCCTGA
- the LOC117856639 gene encoding LOW QUALITY PROTEIN: uncharacterized protein (The sequence of the model RefSeq protein was modified relative to this genomic sequence to represent the inferred CDS: deleted 1 base in 1 codon): protein MLRHQLQERLLPALRAVNPLHHRHLFSTSSGRFVVEDYLVDTCGLTPAQARKASKYLPHLKSPEKPDAVRAFLTVAGVSEADAATAITRDRAAPLLQCRQNPNPAVRPASRNWLVAAEISRFMTIFPRISPLMVSRLAFYLSFLGSYDKVHTAIRSSGYLLSTHVDNVVKPNIELLLQCGLTPRAVATLCSRVGVLFTEEPERVKEMVARADNLGVPRNAGMFKRALQTVHNLNPRTISAKMDFLKKALGCSESELAIAVCQIPTLLTTSVRKLGRTVEFLKVDVGLEPGFIVRRPRLFIYGLEKRLIPRHYVIKVLKAKGLVKKDIDFKGQFGTAPPSSGSF from the exons atgcTGCGCCACCAACTCCAAGAGCGACTTCTTCCCGCCCTCCGTGCCGTCAACCCCcttcaccaccgccacctcttCAGCACCAGCTCCGGCCGATTCGTCGTCGAGGACTACCTCGTCGACACATGCGGCCTCACGCCAGCGCAGGCCCGGAAGGCCTCCAAGTACCTCCCCCACCTCAAGTCACCCGAGAAGCCCGACGCCGTCCGCGCCTTCCTCACCGTAGCCGGCGTATCCGAagccgacgccgccaccgcaaTCACCAGGGACCGCGCGGCTCCTCTGCTGCAGTGTCGACAAAACCCTAACCCCGCAGTTCGCCCGGCTTCGAGAAATTGGCTTGTCG CTGCTGAGATCTCCCGCTTCATGACCATCTTCCCCAGAATCAGCCCCCTCATGGTCTCCCGGCTCGCGTTCTATCTCTCCTTCCTCGGCTCATACGACAAGGTGCACACCGCGATCAGGAGCAGCGGCTACCTCCTTTCCACACACGTTGACAATGTGGTCAAGCCCAACATAGAGCTCCTGCTGCAGTGTGGCCTAACTCCTCGTGCTGTTGCCACCCTCTGCTCGCGTGTTGGGGTTCTGTTCACCGAGGAGCCAGAGCGTGTCAAGGAAATGGTGGCTCGTGCCGACAATCTCGGCGTGCCCCGCAACGCTGGGATGTTCAAGCGAGCCCTGCAGACCGTCCACAACCTGAATCCCAGAACGATTAGTGCGAAAATGGATTTCTTGAAGAAGGCTCTTGGATGCTCCGAGTCCGAGTTGGCCATTGCAGTATGCCAGATACCGACCCTTTTGACTACCTCAGTGCGCAAGCTGGGCCGCACGGTGGAGTTCCTGAAGGTGGATGTCGGGTTGGAGCCAGGGTTCATAGTGCGCAGGCCGCGCCTATTCATTTACGGCCTGGAGAAGCGGCTAATTCCCCGGCATTATGTCATCAAGGTTTTGAAGGCAAAGGGGCTTGTGAAAAAGGATATTGACTTCAAGGGTCAGTTTGGCACAGCTCCTCCTAGCTCCGGCTCCTTCTGA
- the LOC117841471 gene encoding uncharacterized protein has product MPLLFHPAAAPLAVVSLLPPPCRLRLRVTLTRAGAAATSTAATPAPSPAPASTFAVEDYLVASCHLTPPQALKASKNLAHLKSASNADAVLAFLAGLGLSSKEVAALVASNPRVLCARIDRSLAPISAELRALGLSPSQIARLAQIGGRYFLCRSFVSKVRFWLPLFGSPERLLQASDWNYWLLTSDLEKVVEPNVAFLKQCGLSAVDISKLLVAAPRLVTMHPEYVQDAVRRATQLGVAPGSQMFRHALSTAGCIGQEKVDAKVAVLKETLGWSQEEVNLAVSKAPRILVASEERLRRNAEFLLNEVGLPPQYIARRSVLLMYSLERRIVPRHLVLKALKDMGLVEQDRCFFNVVAPTEEKFLEKFVAPYEESIPGLADAYESACSGKVPEGFQL; this is encoded by the coding sequence ATGCCTCTCCTcttccaccccgccgccgctcccctcgcCGTCGTGTCCCTCCTCCCGCCcccctgccgcctccgcctccgcgtcaCCCTCacccgcgcgggcgcggccgccacGAGCACAGCCGCCACCCCGGCTCCCTCTCCCGCCCCCGCGAGCACCTTCGCCGTCGAGGACTACCTCGTCGCCAGCTGCCACCTCACCCCGCCGCAGGCGCTCAAGGCATCCAAGAACCTCGCGCACCTCAAGTCCGCCTCCAACGCGGACGCCGTGCTCGCCTTCCTCGCGGGCCTCGGGCTCTCATCCAAGGAGGTCGCCGCCCTCGTGGCCTCCAACCCGCGCGTCCTCTGCGCGCGCATCGACCGCTCCCTGGCGCCCATCTCCGCGGAGCTCCGCGCGCTGGGGCTCTCCCCGTCCCAGATCGCGCGCCTCGCGCAGATCGGCGGCCGCTACTTCCTCTGCCGCAGCTTCGTCTCCAAGGTGCGGTTCTGGCTCCCGCTCTTCGGCTCCCCGGAGCGGCTGCTCCAGGCCAGCGACTGGAACTACTGGCTCCTCACCTCCGACCTCGAGAAGGTGGTCGAGCCCAACGTCGCCTTCCTCAAGCAGTGCGGGCTCAGCGCCGTGGATATCTCAAAGCTACTCGTGGCCGCGCCGCGGCTCGTCACCATGCACCCGGAGTACGTCCAGGACGCCGTGCGGCGCGCCACGCAGCTCGGCGTCGCGCCGGGCTCCCAGATGTTCCGCCACGCGCTCTCCACCGCGGGATGCATCGGCCAGGAGAAGGTCGATGCCAAGGTCGCCGTCCTGAAAGAGACGCTGGGGTGGTCGCAGGAGGAGGTGAACCTGGCCGTCAGCAAGGCGCCGCGGATCCTGGTCGCGTCCGAGGAGAGGCTGCGCCGGAACGCCGAGTTCCTGCTCAACGAGGTCGGGCTGCCGCCGCAGTACATCGCGCGCCGGTCGGTGCTCCTCATGTACAGCCTCGAGAGGCGGATAGTGCCCCGGCATCTCGTGCTGAAAGCTCTCAAGGACATGGGGTTGGTTGAGCAGGACCGGTGCTTCTTCAACGTGGTGGCGCCGACCGAAGAGAAGTTCTTGGAGAAATTCGTTGCTCCCTATGAGGAATCCATCCCCGGCCTTGCTGATGCTTATGAGTCTGCCTGTTCGGGGAAGGTGCCAGAGGGATTTCAACTTTGA
- the LOC117856634 gene encoding transcription termination factor MTEF1, chloroplastic — MLSLKPRLLSALRAAAPLPATSLHRLSLSTNAAAAAATPPTGFLANDYLVASCGLTPAQAQKASKYVSRLSSPVKPDAVRAFLAGIGLAEADVAAAIVSYPPLLSCKVDATLTPRIAQLREIGLSPPQISRLVTVAPEVLFSPVKISRLAFYLSFLGSFDRVHSALNRSSYLLRSDLETVVRPNIAFLQQCGLTDYDIGKHFLMRSRILLTEPQRVKEIAARAEELGVSRNSLMFKHTLLTLYGLNAGRLSAKLSFLKKVIGCSEAELGYAVRKMPAILTYSESKIGRTVEFLKVEVGLEPSYVLHRPAMFGYSIERRLMPRHCVLRILKAKGFLSKEIDFFSTICTTEEVFVEKFLLPYNKSVPGLIEAYASACRGHVATEL; from the coding sequence atGCTCAGCCTCAAACCGCGCCTCCTCTCCgctctccgcgccgccgcccctctcccagCCACCTCCCTCCACCGTCTCTCCCTGTccaccaacgccgccgccgccgccgccacaccgcCCACCGGATTCCTCGCCAACGACTACCTTGTCGCCAGCTGCGGCCTCACGCCAGCGCAAGCCCAGAAGGCCTCCAAGTACGTATCCCGCCTCAGCTCCCCCGTCAAGCCAGACGCCGTGCGCGCCTTCCTCGCCGGCATCGGCCTCGCCGAAGCCGACGTCGCTGCGGCAATCGTCAGCTACCCGCCGCTCCTCAGCTGCAAGGTGGATGCAACCCTAACCCCCCGCATCGCCCAGCTCCGCGAAATCGGCCTCTCGCCTCCCCAGATCTCCCGGCTCGTTACCGTCGCCCCTGAAGTCTTATTTAGCCCTGTCAAGATCTCCCGGCTCGCGTTCTACCTCTCATTCTTGGGATCTTTTGACAGGGTGCACTCCGCCCTAAACAGGAGCAGCTACCTCCTCCGTTCAGACCTTGAGACTGTTGTGAGGCCCAACATAGCATTCCTGCAGCAGTGTGGCCTGACTGACTATGATATTGGCAAGCACTTTTTGATGCGCTCGAGGATCCTCCTGACGGAGCCACAGCGTGTGAAGGAAATTGCAGCGCGTGCTGAGGAGCTCGGTGTGTCACGCAACTCTTTGATGTTCAAGCATACCCTGCTCACCCTCTACGGTTTAAATGCTGGGAGGCTCAGTGCAAAGCTCAGTTTCCTGAAGAAGGTTATCGGATGCTCTGAGGCTGAGCTGGGCTATGCGGTGCGCAAGATGCCAGCAATTCTAACATATTCAGAGAGTAAGATAGGCCGCACTGTGGAGTTTCTGAAGGTGGAGGTTGGATTGGAACCTTCGTACGTCTTGCACAGACCAGCAATGTTCGGTTATAGCATTGAAAGGCGGCTAATGCCCCGGCATTGTGTCTTAAGGATTCTGAAGGCAAAGGGGTTTCTGAGCAAAGAGATTGACTTTTTCAGCACAATTTGTACAACAGAAGAGGTTTTTGTTGAAAAGTTCCTTCTCCCTTATAACAAGAGTGTTCCAGGGCTCATAGAAGCTTACGCCTCTGCTTGTAGAGGCCATGTAGCCACTGAACTATGA